From a single Bremerella alba genomic region:
- a CDS encoding SDR family oxidoreductase, translated as MQSCSRMILGCGYVGMPLARAFRAAGDVVFPTTRSQERARQFEEQGWHAKIADVTQPDTLRKLPEADTVVFAVGYDAGSGASREDVYAEGLKNVLEFLPESTRRLIFVSTTGVYGDAEGQTVDEETPCDPARPGGKAFLIAEQYLRNHPLWSTRSVILRMAGIYGPGRIPRSADIEAGKPIPAPGGGALNLIHVDDAVQAVRLAADAEKFSPLYIVSDGSPVDRRDYYREVARLLGAPSPTFEEPAPDSPAAQRASSDRKMSNRRLVTELGFQPKHPSYREGLAAILNG; from the coding sequence ATGCAATCGTGCTCGCGAATGATCCTCGGATGTGGCTATGTAGGCATGCCGTTGGCTCGCGCTTTTCGCGCCGCAGGCGATGTGGTTTTCCCCACAACAAGGTCCCAGGAACGAGCCCGACAGTTTGAAGAGCAGGGCTGGCACGCGAAAATCGCCGATGTCACTCAACCCGATACTTTACGCAAGTTACCAGAAGCAGACACCGTCGTCTTCGCGGTCGGCTACGACGCTGGCAGCGGCGCATCACGCGAAGATGTCTACGCTGAAGGTTTGAAAAACGTCCTCGAGTTCCTGCCTGAGTCGACTAGGCGGCTGATCTTCGTTAGCACGACGGGTGTTTACGGAGACGCCGAAGGTCAGACCGTCGACGAAGAGACTCCCTGCGATCCGGCTCGCCCCGGCGGGAAAGCGTTTCTGATTGCCGAACAATATTTGCGCAACCACCCGTTGTGGTCCACGCGAAGTGTCATTCTACGGATGGCCGGCATCTATGGTCCCGGCCGCATCCCGCGTTCGGCCGATATCGAAGCTGGCAAACCGATACCTGCCCCCGGCGGTGGCGCGCTCAACTTGATTCACGTCGACGACGCCGTCCAGGCCGTTCGCTTGGCAGCCGATGCCGAGAAGTTTTCTCCTCTATATATCGTCAGCGATGGCAGCCCGGTCGACCGCCGCGACTACTACCGCGAAGTGGCCCGGCTGTTGGGTGCCCCCAGTCCAACCTTCGAAGAGCCAGCCCCTGATTCCCCTGCCGCCCAGCGGGCAAGCTCCGACCGCAAGATGAGCAACCGCCGCCTGGTCACCGAGTTGGGCTTTCAACCGAAGCATCCGAGTTACCGCGAAGGACTGGCGGCGATTTTGAATGGTTGA
- a CDS encoding sulfatase has product MIRTTSLLLCLLLISFTQAADKPPNVLFIISDDLTPTALSCYGNEVSKTPNIDRLAAQGTRFSHAYCNATYCGPSRASFLSGYYPHATGVFRYVSPRPQIGDRAMWPQHFKNNGYHTARVSKIFHMSVPGGIERGESGPDDPACWHERYNSPGPEWKAPGDGETLENNPDGKKPAVGGNTFVVVEADGDDEVHSDGKTAAKAVQLIQQHAKADKPFFLAVGFVRPHVPFVAPAKYMEPYKPYADRQLPEKVAGDWDDIPKLGINYRTSKGMQMDIRRQKKAVGGYYGAVAFLDAQVGKVLDALEASGEADNTIVIFTSDHGYHLGQHDFWAKVSLHEESASVPLIIKVPGQKPAVCDSLTQLLDLYPTTAALCGLEVPARLQGKDITPLLKDPQAKVHDEVLNVSPMQKGFLLRSDRWAFIQYKEDGTGGIELFDMENDPQQYKNLADDPKYLEVVKEFQQKLAAKLADLRENDL; this is encoded by the coding sequence ATGATTCGTACGACTTCGCTGCTGCTGTGTCTTCTCCTGATCTCTTTCACTCAAGCCGCTGACAAGCCGCCCAACGTCTTGTTCATCATCTCGGACGACCTCACGCCGACGGCCCTTTCGTGCTACGGCAACGAAGTCAGTAAGACGCCGAACATCGATCGTCTGGCCGCCCAGGGAACACGGTTCTCGCATGCTTATTGCAATGCGACTTATTGCGGGCCAAGCAGGGCCTCGTTTCTCTCTGGCTATTACCCGCATGCAACCGGCGTGTTTCGTTACGTGAGTCCTCGCCCGCAGATCGGCGACCGGGCCATGTGGCCGCAGCATTTCAAAAACAACGGTTACCATACGGCCCGGGTAAGCAAGATCTTTCACATGAGTGTGCCTGGGGGAATTGAACGAGGGGAGAGCGGCCCCGACGATCCGGCTTGTTGGCACGAACGCTACAACAGCCCCGGCCCTGAATGGAAAGCCCCCGGCGACGGCGAAACGCTCGAGAACAACCCCGACGGTAAGAAGCCAGCGGTCGGTGGCAACACGTTTGTCGTGGTCGAAGCGGACGGTGACGACGAGGTGCATAGCGACGGCAAGACAGCTGCCAAAGCCGTCCAGCTGATCCAACAACACGCGAAAGCCGATAAGCCGTTCTTTCTGGCCGTAGGTTTCGTTCGCCCGCACGTTCCTTTCGTTGCTCCGGCCAAGTACATGGAGCCTTACAAGCCGTATGCCGATCGGCAACTGCCGGAGAAAGTCGCTGGCGATTGGGACGACATTCCTAAGCTGGGTATCAACTACCGCACGAGCAAAGGAATGCAGATGGACATCCGCCGCCAGAAGAAAGCCGTCGGCGGGTACTATGGCGCGGTCGCGTTTCTCGACGCCCAGGTTGGCAAGGTGCTCGATGCACTCGAAGCCAGCGGCGAGGCGGACAACACGATCGTCATCTTCACCAGCGATCACGGCTATCACTTGGGCCAGCACGACTTCTGGGCGAAGGTCAGCCTGCACGAAGAGTCGGCCAGCGTCCCGCTGATCATCAAAGTGCCCGGGCAAAAGCCAGCGGTGTGCGACTCGCTCACGCAGCTATTGGACCTCTACCCAACCACGGCTGCGCTATGCGGGCTGGAAGTCCCCGCCCGGCTGCAAGGCAAAGACATCACCCCGCTGCTGAAAGACCCACAGGCCAAAGTGCACGACGAAGTCTTAAACGTCTCGCCGATGCAGAAAGGCTTCCTGCTGCGAAGCGATCGCTGGGCGTTTATTCAATATAAGGAAGACGGCACCGGTGGGATCGAACTGTTTGATATGGAAAACGATCCGCAGCAGTACAAGAATCTTGCCGACGATCCGAAGTACCTGGAAGTGGTGAAGGAGTTTCAGCAGAAGCTGGCCGCGAAGCTGGCGGATCTGCGGGAGAATGATTTGTAG